A region from the Salidesulfovibrio onnuriiensis genome encodes:
- the ilvC gene encoding ketol-acid reductoisomerase, protein MKVYYEKDADLKYLKDKTVAIVGYGSQGHAHAQNLRDSGVKVVVAQRPGGPNYDLAKEHGFEPVSVAEAAKQADLIMILLPDQTQASVYRNEIAPYLEEGNVLAFGHGFNVHFQQIVPPAGVDCMLIAPKGPGHMVRRTYTEGGAVPGLVAIEQDASGNAMNIALAYAKGIGATRSGVIETTFKEETETDLFGEQAVLCGGLTELCKAGFETLVEAGYQPEVAYFECLHELKLIIDLMYEGGMAMMRYSISDTAEFGDYVTGPRVIGEESRKAMKQVLKEIQNGKFAHDFILDNQAGQPMLRAQRRLGAEHQIEEVGTRLREMMSWLKK, encoded by the coding sequence TCGTCGGCTACGGTAGTCAGGGGCATGCCCACGCACAGAACTTGCGTGATTCCGGTGTCAAGGTTGTCGTGGCCCAGCGCCCCGGCGGCCCCAACTATGATCTGGCCAAGGAACACGGCTTCGAGCCCGTTTCCGTGGCCGAGGCCGCCAAGCAGGCCGACCTGATCATGATCCTGCTGCCGGACCAGACCCAGGCCTCCGTGTACCGGAATGAAATCGCGCCGTACCTCGAAGAGGGCAACGTGCTGGCCTTCGGCCACGGTTTCAACGTGCACTTCCAGCAGATCGTGCCGCCCGCGGGCGTGGACTGCATGCTCATCGCTCCCAAGGGGCCGGGCCACATGGTCCGCCGCACCTACACCGAGGGCGGCGCCGTCCCCGGCCTGGTGGCCATTGAGCAGGATGCCTCCGGCAACGCAATGAACATTGCCCTGGCCTATGCCAAGGGCATCGGCGCCACGCGCTCCGGCGTCATCGAAACCACCTTCAAGGAAGAAACCGAAACCGACCTGTTCGGTGAGCAGGCCGTGCTCTGCGGCGGCCTGACCGAGCTGTGCAAGGCCGGCTTCGAGACCCTGGTGGAGGCCGGATACCAGCCCGAGGTTGCCTACTTCGAGTGCCTGCACGAACTCAAGCTGATCATCGACCTCATGTACGAGGGCGGCATGGCCATGATGCGCTATTCCATCTCCGACACCGCAGAATTCGGCGACTATGTCACCGGCCCGCGCGTCATCGGCGAGGAATCCCGCAAGGCCATGAAGCAGGTGCTCAAGGAAATCCAGAACGGCAAGTTCGCCCATGACTTCATTCTGGACAACCAGGCCGGCCAGCCCATGTTGCGCGCCCAGCGTCGCCTCGGCGCCGAGCACCAGATCGAGGAAGTGGGT